Below is a genomic region from Actinoallomurus bryophytorum.
ACCGGCCGCGGCGTACAGGGACAGACCTGCGACGACGGCTGCCCCACGCCTCATAAGCACCCCCACCAGTGAGCCCCTGGCGAGTATGGGCGAAGGCCGGCGCCGCCATCTGGCGACACCGGCCTTCGTGACCGTCTCTTGGGGGTTCTCAGTGAGAGAAGTGACCCCGGTAGTACTCGAAGACGAACCCGACCGCGGCGAGGATCACCGCGAGCATGCCGATCATCAGCAGCCACCAGCCGATGACGGCGCCGACCGCGGCCGTCGCGGCGGCCAGCGCCGCGAACAGCGGCCACCAGCTGTGCGGGCTGAAGAAGCCGAGCTCGCCCGCGCCGTCGGCGATCTCGCCCTGCTTGTCGTCCTCCGGCCGCGGGCCGACGCGGCGACCGGTGAACAGCAGGTAGAAGCCGACCAGGCCGGCCAGGGCGACCGTCAGCGCCAGGGCCGTCGTCCCCGTCGGGTCATGTGACCACAACCAGTAGATGACGTCCATGATCGCGAAGAACAGGGCACTGAAGACGAACAGATAGCCTTCGATCTTCATCGTCTCAGTCCTCCGTTCCGGCGCCTGCCGTCAAGGCGGGTTCCGCCTCGGTGCGCGGGTAGTGCAGGTCGAACGCGGGCCGCTCGGAGCGGATCCGCGGGATCGCGGTGAAGTTGTGCCGCGGCGGCGGGCACGACGTGGCCCACTCCAGGGAGTTGCCGTATCCCCACGGGTCATCGACGTTGACCCGTTCGCCGTGCCTGGCGGTGATGAAGACGTTCCACAGGAACGGCAGCATCGAGATCCCCAGGATCAGCGCGCCGATGCTGGAGACCATGTTCAGGCCCGCGAACTCCTTGGAGTAGTCCGAGACGCGCCGCTGCATGCCCTCGGCGCCCAGCCAGTGCTGGACCAGGAAGGTCGTGTGGAAGCCGATGAACAGCAGCCAGAAGTGGATCTTCCCCCAGGTCTCGTTGAGCATCTTCCCCGTCATCTTCGGCCACCAGAAGTAGAAGCCGCCGAACATCGCGAACACCACGGTGCCGAACAGCACGTAGTGGAAGTGCGCGACGACGAAGTAGGAGTCGTTGAGCTGGAAGTCCAGGGGCGGCGAGGCCAGGATGATGCCGGTCAGGCCGCCGAACAGGAATGTCACGAGGAAGCCCAGCGCCCACAGCATCGGTGTCTCGAACGTCAGATGCCCTCGCCAGATCGTTCCGACCCAGTTGAAGAACTTCACCCCGGTGGGCACCGCGATGAGGAACGTCATGAACGAGAAGAACGGCAGCAGCACCTGGCCCGTGGGGAACATGTGGTGCGCCCACACCGTCACCGACAGACCGGAGATGGCGACGGTCGCGCCGACCAGGCCGACGTAGCCGAAGACCGGCTTGCGGCTGAACACCGGCAGGATCTCGGTGATGATGCCGAAGAACGGGATCGCGACGATGTAGACCTCGGGATGGCCGAAGAACCAGAAGAGGTGCTGCCAGAGCAACGCACCGCCGTTCGCGGCGTCGAAGACGTGCGCTCCGAGCTTCCGGTCGGCCTCCAGGGCCAGCAACGCGGCGGCCAGCACCGGGAACGCCATCAGGACGAGCACCGACGTCAGCAGGATGTTCCACGTGAAGATCGGCATCCGGAACATGGTCATGCCCGGTGCGCGCATGCAGAAGATCGTGGTGACGAAGTTGACGCCACCGAGGATCGTGCCCAGGCCGGACAGCACCAGACCCATGATCCACAGGTCGCTGCCGACGTCTGGCGACCGGATGGCGTTCGACAGCGGCGAGTAGGCGTACCAGCCGAAGCTCGCGGCACCGCCCGGGGTGAAGAACCCGCTGATCGTGATGGTGCCGCCGAACAGGAACAGGTAGAAGCTCAGCATGTTCATGCGCGGGAACGCCACGTCGGGCGAGCCGATCTGCAGCGGCATGATGACGTTCCCGAAGCCGATGAACAGCGGCGTCGCGAACAGCAGCAGCATGATCGTGCCGTGCATGGTGAACAGCTGGTTGAACTGCTCACGGCTGACGATCTGCTCGCCCGGCCGGGCCAGCTCGGCGCGCATGACGAGCGCCAGGATGCCGCCGATGCCGAAGAACACGAACGACGTGATCAGGTACATGTACCCGATCACCTTGTGGTCCGTGGACGACATCCAGGACGCGAGGATCCGGCCCTTGGAGGTACGCGGCCGCGCGCTCGGCGCGGCCGCACCCGGGCTCGGGTGGGAGATGGTGGTGGTCACTGGGCGCCCCCACTCGGCTTATGACTGGCGATGAACTGGTCGAACTCCGCC
It encodes:
- the ctaD gene encoding cytochrome c oxidase subunit I — encoded protein: MTTTISHPSPGAAAPSARPRTSKGRILASWMSSTDHKVIGYMYLITSFVFFGIGGILALVMRAELARPGEQIVSREQFNQLFTMHGTIMLLLFATPLFIGFGNVIMPLQIGSPDVAFPRMNMLSFYLFLFGGTITISGFFTPGGAASFGWYAYSPLSNAIRSPDVGSDLWIMGLVLSGLGTILGGVNFVTTIFCMRAPGMTMFRMPIFTWNILLTSVLVLMAFPVLAAALLALEADRKLGAHVFDAANGGALLWQHLFWFFGHPEVYIVAIPFFGIITEILPVFSRKPVFGYVGLVGATVAISGLSVTVWAHHMFPTGQVLLPFFSFMTFLIAVPTGVKFFNWVGTIWRGHLTFETPMLWALGFLVTFLFGGLTGIILASPPLDFQLNDSYFVVAHFHYVLFGTVVFAMFGGFYFWWPKMTGKMLNETWGKIHFWLLFIGFHTTFLVQHWLGAEGMQRRVSDYSKEFAGLNMVSSIGALILGISMLPFLWNVFITARHGERVNVDDPWGYGNSLEWATSCPPPRHNFTAIPRIRSERPAFDLHYPRTEAEPALTAGAGTED
- a CDS encoding cytochrome c oxidase subunit 4; the encoded protein is MKIEGYLFVFSALFFAIMDVIYWLWSHDPTGTTALALTVALAGLVGFYLLFTGRRVGPRPEDDKQGEIADGAGELGFFSPHSWWPLFAALAAATAAVGAVIGWWLLMIGMLAVILAAVGFVFEYYRGHFSH